AATCTGCTCCTGGGTCGTTGCCTCCTGCATTGTGAAGGTGACGGCCGGATAGGCAGCACGAAAGTTTCTCAGTGCGCGCAGCAGGGGGACATAACCGGCAATGCTGATAAAGGTCAGGGTGAGGTGGCCTTCAATTCCCTGCGACACGCGACGTGTTTTTTCAACGCCCTCATCAAGAGTACGCAACACCTCTCGCGCGGATTCGAGGAAACTTACTCCCGCAGGCGTAAGCGACACGCTGCGGTTTGTACGCGCAAACAGCGAAACCCCTATCTCCTGCTCCAGCCTGCGAATAGCCTGACTCAGGGGGGGCTGCGCCATATTAAGTCGCTGCGCGGCCCGGTTGAAGTGCAGCTCTTCTGCAACGGCGATAAACTGGAAAAGAAGCCGGGTTTCAATCATGAGATGCCATGGATACCATCAGGATGTTATTGAGATACATATCATATCACTGATGCAGATACCTGCCTTCGATGCCGTATCACCCGATTTTCCAGCCGGGAATGTGACAGCAACGCGCTGCGTGGTAAAGTCGGCATCGAACAGCTTCTGCCCTGAGGATCCCGTTATGAGTCCCTTTTATCAACTTACGGCCACCAGCCTGGCCGGCCAGCCTGTCTCTTTGAGCGACTACGCGGGCAAGGTGGTTCTGGTCGTCAATACCGCCAGCCACTGTGGTTTCACGCCACAATACGCCGGCCTTGAAGCGCTCTACAAGAAATATGCCGCCCAGGGCCTGGTGGTGCTGGGCTTCCCCTGCAACCAGTTTGGTAAGCAGGAGCCGGGCGGCGCTGACGACATTACGCGGACCTGCCATATCAACTACGGCGTGAGCTTCCCGATGTTCGGCAAAACAGAGGTCAACGGACGCGCGGCGCATCCGGTGTTTCGTTATCTGAAAAACGCCCTGCCCGGCGTGCTGGGTGGGCGGATAAAGTGGAACTTCACTAAGTTCCTGATCGGGCGCGACGGCAAACCGCTCAGGCGTTTTGCCCCCTTCACCACCCCGGAGAAGATGGAAGCCGCCATCCTTGCTGCACTTGAAATCCGGGCGTTGCGGTAGTCCGGATCGTGCAACAGTAAAGCAGCGGGTGTAAATTCTTCTCCATTGAACTGACTGACTGGCCCGCGTTATCTGCCTGTATGGCGCGTATCAGTGCGCGCCACGTGGTGCAGGCCGCATTACGGGCAGAAGCCACGCAGTGAGGTGGTGCGGGCTTATCAGGTACAGCGTAGGTTTACTAAACGCAGTGGCAGCGGCCCCCTTTTTCCGGTCGACCGCTGCTGACTCAAAACCTACTCAGAACGCCGCAAACTCCGCAATCTTCTTACCCGTGCGCATTTCCAGGAAGTCCAGCAGCCTGCGCGGCGTGACATTCAGCACCCGATCCTGCGGGAAGTCGACTTCCTGCATAATGCGCAGGCAGTGGTCGAACTGGCCGAGGGTGAAGGCGGTGTGGGAATCGGAGCCCAGCGCGATGCGTCCGCCGGCGTCGCGCACTGCTTCCGCCACTTTGCGGCAGTTTGG
This portion of the Erwinia sp. E602 genome encodes:
- a CDS encoding glutathione peroxidase codes for the protein MSPFYQLTATSLAGQPVSLSDYAGKVVLVVNTASHCGFTPQYAGLEALYKKYAAQGLVVLGFPCNQFGKQEPGGADDITRTCHINYGVSFPMFGKTEVNGRAAHPVFRYLKNALPGVLGGRIKWNFTKFLIGRDGKPLRRFAPFTTPEKMEAAILAALEIRALR